The genome window GGTAAACTGGAACCTTACGGAAAAGTATGGAGAACGGGCGCGGACGAAGCGACCGAGATCAAATTTTATCAGGATGCAACATTCGGTGGCAAGAAAGTCAAAGCAGGCACTTATTCGCTTTTCTCGATTCCTGGCGAAAAAGAATGGACTGTAATCCTGAGCTCAGACCTGGATTACTGGGGCGCTTACAAATATAAAGAAGGCAGCGATGTCCTTCGGGTAACGGCTCCTGTGAAAAAAGCAGAAGCACCGATCGAGAATTTTTCTATCGTATTTGAGAAAGTTTCAGACACTTCTGCGAAGATGTTTATGGGCTGGGCCGATGCAGTGGTTGAGGTTCCGGTTAGTTTTTAACTGCTCTTCAAGCGGTAATTTACTAAGTCAAAGGGCGAAATATGCCTGAATAGCAAAGTGGCATCATTATTGTAAAAAGCAGATCAAAGGTTGAGAAACCGATGATCTGCTTTTTACTTTTAATACCATCACAGAATGAAGACAAATTGCCTCATAATTGCCTGCACATGCCTGGCCCTAACGCTGGGCGGGTGCAGCACCAAAGTAAGCGATGAAGAAAAAGAAGCTGCCGCAAAAAGTGGCCCTGATTCAGTTGAAACAGTTACCGACAGCCTTACATTACCTGCACCATTTACCACCGAGTCGGTTGAAAACAGACCCGAGGAGGCTGGCTGGCCCGAAGGAAAAATGCCAACTGCGCCAGCGGGTTTCACGGTCAGCAAATATGCAGATAAGCTAAAAAATCCACGCTGGACTTACGTTGCACCGAATGGAGACGTTTTAGTTGCGGAATCCAATACGAAAAAGAGCGCGGACAGGATCACCCTTTTGCGTGATGTCAACAAAGATGGTAAGCCTGAAATCAAGGAAATTTTCATGGAAAACCTGAAACAGCCATTGGGAATGCTGGTGCTTAAAAACTACTTCTATGTGGCCAATACCAACGGCGTTTTCAGATATCCTTACAAAGGCGGGGAAACCAAAATAACGAGTAAAGGCGAAAAGATCCTTGATTTGCCGGCTGGCGGTTATAATAATCACTGGACGAGGAACTTGCTGGCAAATGCGGACGGATCTAAAATCTATATTTCGGTAGGATCGGCGAGTAATGTGGCGGATCATGGCATGGATGAGGAGAAGCGCAGGGCCAATATTTTGGAAATAAATCCGGACGGATCGGGGGAACGAATTTACGCTAGCGGCTTGCGCAACCCGGTTGGGATGGATTGGGCGCCTGGTTCTAATGTACTCTGGACGGCTGTAAATGAGCGGGATAAGCTCGGTGATGAGTTGGTTCCCGATTATGTTACAAGTGTAAAGGAAGGCGGTTTTTATGGCTGGCCGTATGCGTATTTTGGAAAAAATGAGGATCCAAGAAGAAAGGGTGAACGCTCCGATCTTGTAGCCAAAACCCTTGTGCCCGATGTGCCGTTAGGATCACACACAGCCTCACTAGGACTCGCATTCTATGACAAAACACAGTTTCCAGCCAAATACCAGAACGGTGCATTCATAGGCCAGCACGGCTCATGGAACAGCTCGAAACTAACGGGTTACAAAGTTGTATTTATCCCATTCAAAAACGGCAAACCAGCTGGAAAGCCAGAGGATTTTCTAACTGGATTTATAGAAAGTGAAAAGAAAGTGTACGGCCGCCCGGTGGGAGTGACCGTTATGGAAGATGGTTCGATGCTGGTCAATGATGACTCGGCTGGGACAATCTGGCGTGTGAGCGCTAAGTAAAAAATTGGCTATGGGAGATAAAATAGCGGCCTGGTGTAAAACCAGGCCGCTTTTTGTTTTTGTAATAAAATAAATTTGAAAATAAATGAAGCTTTGCTTGTTATAATATACCAATCGGTATATTTTTGTATTGTTAATTTGAAGCATATGAATAAGGCAGAAAAAACCAGGCAATTTATCATTGAAAAAACGGCACCGATTTTCAATGTAAAGGGCTATTCGGGAACTTCAATTAATGATATGATTGAAGCAACAGGCCTTACAAAAGGAAGCATTTATGGGAACTTCCGTAACAAGGACGAAGTGGCCCTGGCGGCTTTTGATTTTAACCTGAAAAAAATGTTCACCGCCGTCCAGGCCGAAATGGATGCGCAGAAATCGGTGAAGGAAAAGTTGCTGGTGTATGTGCGCATTTATGAAAACTTCCTGACTTACCCGTTTCCCGAAGGCGGCTGTCCCATCCTCAACACTTCTATCGAAGCCGACGACACACATCCCCCGCTGCGCCAAAAAGCGGCTGACGCCATTTATTCATGGAAAAATAAAATTGAAGCCTTGATTAAAAAAGGGATCGTAGATAATGAGCTGAGTGCCAATCTGGAACCGGAAGAAGTGGCTATCACATTGATCGCGTTGGTCGAAGGAGGGATTATGATCAGTAAAGTTACGGGTAAGCTGCAATACAGGACGGCGATAATGAAAGCAGTAAAAAAGATGATTGAAGATTTGTAACTATTTTTTTAACCATAAATATACCGATCGGTATATTTTAATATTTGATTGTTCATTTAAACAAAAACAAAAATGAAAACGACGGGAAATACAATTTTGATCACGGGAGGAAGCGCTGGAATCGGATTTGAGATAGCGAAGATTTTTTCGGAAAAGGGAAACAATGTGATCATCACGGGCAGAAACGAAGCGCGGCTCAACAGCGCCGTGGCAAAACTGAAAAACACAACGGCCATTGTGAGTGACGTTGCTGATAAGCAGGATGTAGACAAGCTGGTAACAACATTAAAAAGCGATTTTCCAGACCTGAACGTTGTGATTAATAATGCCGGCACAGCATCTTACTATCTCCTTAATAATGTGGATAATGCTTATGAACGTGCCGAGGAAGAGATTTTGACCAATTATTTATCAATTATTGGCATCAATCAGAAATTGTCGCCATTGTTAATCACCCAGGCAGAATCCGCAATCGTAAATGTTTCCAGCATCGCGGCTTTTGTGCCTAATCACGTGATCCCGACTTATGCCGCGAGCAAAGCAGCATTGCATTCCTACACGCAATCACTGCGGTTGACATTAGCAAAAACAACTTCCACAAAGGTTTTTGAACTGATGCCGCCCTTGGTTAACACAGATTTTTCAACCGAAATCGGTGGAGAAAACGGCATTGCGCCACGCGAAGTAGCCGAGGCTTTGGTTCATGCATTTGAGACAGATACATACGAAATCCGGGTTGGGAGGACTGCCGAGCTATTTGGATTATTCCTGCAATCGCCCGAACAGGCGCTGCTGGCAATGAACCCGGGAAGTGCAGCCTGATATTCGCATACCGACCGGTGACAATTTCAAAACTGAACAAAAAGAGAAAATGAAGCAGAAAATTGCGTTTGCCATGATTATGGGAGTGATTACTACGGGTATAATTTCCTTCAGTTTGGTTTCTATAAATATTGGATTTGTTGCCAATTTTTTGGTGATTTGGCTGAAATCCTGGATCATGGCCTATATGCTGGTCATCCCGGTGATACTAATAGTTGGTCCAAGAGTGCAAAAAATGGTGGAAGCCTTATTCAAAGATGCAGTGACTCAGGAGTTTGACAAATAACGCCTGATGTTGTCGAGAAAATCTAAATTTTTATGAGAAGAGTAGTTGTTACTGGTTTGGGAGTTATTTCTCCCCTCGGAAATTCGGTAGATGAATTTTGGGAAAATATTGTGAATGGTAAAAGCGGTGCTGCTACCATTACGAAAATGGATGTTTCTAAGTTTAAGACGCAATTCGGCTGCGAAGTCCGCAATTTCGTTGCTGAGGATTATATCGATAAAAAAGAGCTGAAAAAATACGATCTGCACACGCAGTATGCCATTGCTGCATCGGATACGGCCATCAAGGACGCCGGGCTGGATTTCAGCACGGTTGAGTTGGAAGACCGCTACGATATGGGCGTGATCTGGGCCACAGGAAACGGTGGAATGGGCACTTTTGAAGACCAGCTGCTGGAATTCCATGCATCGAATGGTGTGCCGCGTTTCAGTCCTTTCTTTATCCCAAAAATGATCGTGGACATTGCAGCAGGCGTTATTTCTATCCGCCATAAGCTGCACGGTCCCAATTATTGTACAGTTTCTGCTTGTGCATCGTCCAATACGGCGGTGATCAGCGCATTTGACACCATTAAAATGGGCAAAGCGAAGCTGATGATAGCAGGAGGCTCGGAAGCAGCGATCATTTACTCTGCATTGGGTGGATTCGGTGCGGCGCAGGCGTTGTCCAAACGCAATGATGCACCTGAAAAAGCATCCCGTCCGTTCGATAAGGACCGTGATGGTTTCGTAATGGGTGAAGGAGCGGCCGCTTTGGTTCTGGAAGACCTGGACTATGCAGTGGCCCGCGGAGCAACCATTTATGCTGAAATTGTCGGAGGCGGAATGGCGGCGGACGCTTACCATTTAACGGGCACGCCACCAGATGGAATGGGCGCAGCGCTGGGAATGAGAAAAGCTTTAAAAGAGGCCGAGATCACTCCCGACAAGATTGATTACGTAAATGCGCATGCGACATCCACGGGGCTGGGCGATATGAGCGAGCTGAATGGCATCAAAACCGTTTTTGGGGATCACCCGGTGGCAATCAGCGCTACAAAGTCGATGACCGGACACTTGTTGGGAGCTGCCGGAGCCATTGAAAGCATTGTGTCTATCCTGGCTGTGAAGCACGACATTATCCCCGGAACGATCAATACGGAGACGCTTGATGAGGCTACGCCGGAAGGGCTGAACATTATACTTGGCGAATCTGTGAAGCAAACCGTGAATTATGCGGTGAACAACACATTTGGCTTCGGCGGCCACACGGCAACTTCTATATTCAAAAAATACACGGAGTAACCCGAAGGCTAATCCGTAATTTCCGAAAGGACTTCTACAACCCCGTTTTCATCGTTACTCTTAGCGATGAAACGGGCTATTTTTTTAATATCCGGGTGCGCGTTCGCCATTGCGTACGAGTAATGTCCTTTCGTAAGCATTTCCAGGTCATTAAGATAATCGCCGAAGA of Dyadobacter chenhuakuii contains these proteins:
- the fabF gene encoding beta-ketoacyl-ACP synthase II, producing the protein MRRVVVTGLGVISPLGNSVDEFWENIVNGKSGAATITKMDVSKFKTQFGCEVRNFVAEDYIDKKELKKYDLHTQYAIAASDTAIKDAGLDFSTVELEDRYDMGVIWATGNGGMGTFEDQLLEFHASNGVPRFSPFFIPKMIVDIAAGVISIRHKLHGPNYCTVSACASSNTAVISAFDTIKMGKAKLMIAGGSEAAIIYSALGGFGAAQALSKRNDAPEKASRPFDKDRDGFVMGEGAAALVLEDLDYAVARGATIYAEIVGGGMAADAYHLTGTPPDGMGAALGMRKALKEAEITPDKIDYVNAHATSTGLGDMSELNGIKTVFGDHPVAISATKSMTGHLLGAAGAIESIVSILAVKHDIIPGTINTETLDEATPEGLNIILGESVKQTVNYAVNNTFGFGGHTATSIFKKYTE
- a CDS encoding PQQ-dependent sugar dehydrogenase; this encodes MKTNCLIIACTCLALTLGGCSTKVSDEEKEAAAKSGPDSVETVTDSLTLPAPFTTESVENRPEEAGWPEGKMPTAPAGFTVSKYADKLKNPRWTYVAPNGDVLVAESNTKKSADRITLLRDVNKDGKPEIKEIFMENLKQPLGMLVLKNYFYVANTNGVFRYPYKGGETKITSKGEKILDLPAGGYNNHWTRNLLANADGSKIYISVGSASNVADHGMDEEKRRANILEINPDGSGERIYASGLRNPVGMDWAPGSNVLWTAVNERDKLGDELVPDYVTSVKEGGFYGWPYAYFGKNEDPRRKGERSDLVAKTLVPDVPLGSHTASLGLAFYDKTQFPAKYQNGAFIGQHGSWNSSKLTGYKVVFIPFKNGKPAGKPEDFLTGFIESEKKVYGRPVGVTVMEDGSMLVNDDSAGTIWRVSAK
- a CDS encoding SDR family oxidoreductase: MKTTGNTILITGGSAGIGFEIAKIFSEKGNNVIITGRNEARLNSAVAKLKNTTAIVSDVADKQDVDKLVTTLKSDFPDLNVVINNAGTASYYLLNNVDNAYERAEEEILTNYLSIIGINQKLSPLLITQAESAIVNVSSIAAFVPNHVIPTYAASKAALHSYTQSLRLTLAKTTSTKVFELMPPLVNTDFSTEIGGENGIAPREVAEALVHAFETDTYEIRVGRTAELFGLFLQSPEQALLAMNPGSAA
- a CDS encoding TetR/AcrR family transcriptional regulator; this translates as MNKAEKTRQFIIEKTAPIFNVKGYSGTSINDMIEATGLTKGSIYGNFRNKDEVALAAFDFNLKKMFTAVQAEMDAQKSVKEKLLVYVRIYENFLTYPFPEGGCPILNTSIEADDTHPPLRQKAADAIYSWKNKIEALIKKGIVDNELSANLEPEEVAITLIALVEGGIMISKVTGKLQYRTAIMKAVKKMIEDL
- a CDS encoding DUF2798 domain-containing protein codes for the protein MKQKIAFAMIMGVITTGIISFSLVSINIGFVANFLVIWLKSWIMAYMLVIPVILIVGPRVQKMVEALFKDAVTQEFDK
- a CDS encoding DUF2911 domain-containing protein, translated to MKKIFFLSLTLLVIAFAAQAQKFRPLDKSPRDIAYFPDHFAHDRKDGEKALVKVSYSRPFLKGREVFGKLEPYGKVWRTGADEATEIKFYQDATFGGKKVKAGTYSLFSIPGEKEWTVILSSDLDYWGAYKYKEGSDVLRVTAPVKKAEAPIENFSIVFEKVSDTSAKMFMGWADAVVEVPVSF